DNA sequence from the Cottoperca gobio chromosome 10, fCotGob3.1, whole genome shotgun sequence genome:
TAAGCGATCACTACAATGAGAATCAAGCCAGCCAGAGCAGCGCCAACAATGATTGGGATTAAGATGCTGGTGTCATCCAATGAACATTCATGGGCTGCAGATAAAAAGAGAGTCAGTCAAGATCAGATTTTCTGATTAACAACACAGCGGGATCAGCTGtgacaaaacacaacacttcATGAGCTCTACTTTAAAGATGTTACATAACACTGTGCTCATTTGAATGAACATATTTGGCATGATAGATGAGAGTAGATGCACTTTATACAAATGAAGGTGAAGTAAACAGGAAGATGGAAATTAGCCTAGGATGGATTTGATTAGAAATGGGATTGTCTCTTTGAGAATTCAAACCTTGGGTTCCAAAACTGGGGGTCACGACCCCTTTAAGGAGTCCTGAGAAAGAAAGCTAAGGagtcacaaaatgtttttttctctcctaaTTTGCCACTATTTGCCATTCTTCCTAATTGGATAGGGGTCATGTAAACAGTGTATCCCGTTTGGATATTTAGTATTGGTATTTTTCGGGTTTTATGAGCATTCTTTAGACATTGAATATAGAATATTTAGAATTCAGAATACGCGTCTCAATTGGGGTTTGTACCTCAGTTTGCGTCACACAACCTCTTGCCCGTTTACGGCCAGCTCTGTGCGTTGTACACAAAACCGTCTGTTCTTGTGCATAGCCGTACAAAGAATAGCTTGAGGAACACAGTTTTGCAACGAGTGACAACGAGGGGACACTATGAGAGCAACGTGACTGCAGTTGGAAAAGGAGGGAACGTCATGGAGGCGTTTTTCGTTAATCATAGTATGCACAGCTGCATGTAAACAGGAATATTAGTGGAATactcattatttatatattattcatacaGCTATATAAACAGCTTAGTGCAAATATTGTCAAAACCGGAATTTATGtttatgtctttgttttattttaaggaaACGCAAgccaaaaagacattttaatgcaaagtttaatattaaataaaactaaaccaGGTGTTCCACATTGTTCTACACTGATGAAACCAACATGTGATCGTCCTATAGGGATTATTGTGGTAActtaataaaaagaagaaaataaatacttacgTTTATGCTGgtaaatgttaaatacaaagGTTTTCATAAAGTTTTAATCTCgtgactgtaaatgttttttgtttcttattgAAAAATAAGATTTTTGTTATTGTCGGTAGTGCTGGTACAAACAATATAATCCATTTGGTTgcttcaaacaaaacaaagatcatCTTGTTCATTAGAAAATCAGCCATTTCACCTCGAATCTAAACATGAAACGGTTTAGTCGGCCGAGTCGGCTTTAAGAAATATTAGAGAATAACCTACCTGTACTGAAAACACCTTTCTTGACTCCAAAGGGCTGCACTCTAAGGTCGAAGGTGTAGAGGGTGAGCATGCTGGTGATGGTGTAGTTCTGCTCCTTGTTACACATGTAGGAGCTGCCGACAGCCGCCTGCCACAGACTCAGGTTTGTGTTTGCTTCAGAAAACATCACACCTTGAAAGACACACAGATGTTAAAGAAAAAGTCATCATTAGCTTGCTTCTCAGTGTTGTGTCTGGTGTTAGATATGATTCTTCTAATTACCAGAGCTCGTCTTTCCGGTGACATTCAGAGCATGTAGGCGGAATGTCTTTGTCTCCTGTTAAAcgaaaaataaacacagaaagtaTTCATCAAAAGAATTTATTTCCCACTAAAATTCCCTTCTAGTAACGTTCTCAATTACCAAAATGCGAACACAGACTTCTAAGATGCgaacatttccattttcatttttcagGGACAAGTCATAATGTCGGTGAATATCAAATTTTGAtattgcaacacacacacattaactatcatatcataacacacacacactaactatcATATCATAACACACACCCACTAACTATActatcataacacacacacactaactatactatcataacacacacattaaccaTCATATcagaacacaccacacactaaCTATActatcataacacacacattaactatcatatcataacacacacacactaaccatcatatcataacacacacacactaactatcatatcataacacacacacactaactataCTATCATAACACACCCACACTAACTATACTATCATAACAGCACACATTCatatcataacacacacactaactatcatatcataacacacacacactaactatactatcataacacacacacactaactatactatcataacacacacattaactatcatatcataacacacacacactaactatcatatcataacacacactaactatactatcataacacacacacactactatactatcataacacacacacactaactatcatatcataacacacactaactatactatcataacacacacacactaactatactatcataacacacacacactaactatcaacaaacacacactatcaacacacacactatcaacacacacacacacacacaccacacacacacactaactatcctatcataacacacaaacactaactatactatcataacacacacacactaactatactatcatacacacacacacactttcttccaTTCCTGGGGAATGttcattatatcattatataaaaAGCTGCCCTTTGAACACTGAGGCAGGTTTATTCAACTTACATTGACGAAAGTGAGCGTGATGGTCACTGTGTTGGACGTCAACACCAGCTCACTGCTGTTGACTTCACATTTTCCAGTAACTGTGGTCCCATTAGGCTCAAAGTTCATCTTGGGACATTAAGAGAAGAGAATCAAATCACCaaaaatgacaatgacaataaacattttaaaatcaataaacttAATGTGAAACATGAATATCCCAACTTTCCGCCCTGAGTTTACCATACACACCtcgatcaaatcaaatgaaaggGAAAACAACCAAGATATCCTGTACCCTTTCTTACTATACCAGTTCATCCATCTCAAATACATTCAATATCATTTACATCTGCTCAATCTAATATGGATCTATGGAAGATCATCTGTACATTCTCTGGAGAAGAGAAATGACAACCTTATAATTCTATATTTATGAACATACCTCTTCTTTCTTGATACCAATCCGCAGGCCAAAGTCGGCCATCAGACAGGCTGTGCTGTTGCCATCAGGCTTGAAGATGTACTGCCCAGTGGTGGGTGCGGGGAGGGTGGGGGTTGGGGtggtaggaggaggaggaggagcagtggAAGTAGAGTTTGTGACAGGTTCTGCAGTGGTAGTATTGGGGGCACGAGTGGTGGGAGCAACAGGAGTGGTGGGAGCAACAGGAGTTGTGGGTACATCCGCAGCACAAGAAGTAACTGTATGAGAGAATAGACAATGAATGTAAACAGGGGAGAAAACCGGATGAGATGAATGAAAGcttattagggccattgtagagGGAGGGGGATAATGTTacgagaaaaaaaacacagaatttctgagattaaagtcttACATTTACGAGATAATTTTTGGGGGGATATTTTCTGAGATTCTAAAATTATAAATatgtgagaaaaaaagaagagaaattcTCTTTGATTAAAAAGGCACAAATTAACGAGAAAAGGACTTAGAACaaattcttttttgtttttggaatgCTTaactttgcaaggttggatcaaaaatcacacacagacaccgcCCCTTGCCTCTGCTccataattattaaaaatgatttacctacaatggccctaatacgccGTCTTAGTGATGCTGCATCTGCACTTACTGTTTTCACTTGTGCTGTTGTTGCTGACAAAAGCCTGTATGAGCACGTCCCACAGCGTCTGATTGACCAAATCAGCTTCGAACGTGTCTTTACTCTTGCATGAGTAGCAGGTATCCACGCCTACAGGTGTGATGTGAGTCAACACAGTCACAGTTGTGGTGTCTAAAAGAAATTCAGCATCAGTACAAGGCCTTTTATCCATGAGTGTATATTTTGTTTGCACTGTGAGGTATAGAAGTTACCATTCGATGTAGAATTAGGGAAGACGGTTGTGTCGCTGAGATTGTAGGAAAAGGTGATGTTGTCTGCCTGGTACGTTTTTTCACTGCGGGTGAAGTTTACACTCCAGGAGTGTCCTTCTCCAAAAGTAAGCTTTAACACTGAGCTTGTGGCATCACACGTACTTCCATCGGATGCAACATTTGCAGGAAGTTCAAACTCGGCTGTTGCACTCTAGAAGAGAACAGATTATATTTAACGTCATTATACAAGTTTGatgtcaaactgtttaaaaacaaacttccAAGAACCTCAAGGAAAAAACCTTACTTAGCACAGTTTTAGTTACTGGGACAGATACACTAATGCTGAACAGGGTAACATTTTCATTCATGCAAAAGGGTTTGTCATTGTGCAAGTAAGAGGGGGTGGACTTTGTGAATCCTCATGAttatttgcacttattgtaagttgctttggacaaaagcgtcagcgaAATGAAcagtaatgtaaaatgtaatggaCTTTAGAACTTCTAACATATCAAACATTCTGTCTGTTTCTAAGCATCTGTCAAAAATAACTAACACTTGCCCTTTAAACAtgacattattaacattattctAATAGGCCAGGGTATAATATAATTCTGGATTTAAAAACGGCAAAATGTGAAAACGTGTGAAAAGACAGGACTTAACAATCAAAGGATATGCACACAGGAAAACTCACTAACTGCAATGCTGAATAGCAAGAATATATTTGCTTTGTAGCGACTCCCCTCATTTCCCTTTCCATGATGACATTTACTTCCACAAGAGCTGTCTGACAGTCACGATGTTAAGGCGGCCTGATAAGAGCGGAGCTGCTAAAGTAATTTCACAGGAATACTGTGTAACCTGCTAAAAATACCAAACAGTTAGTCATAGCAAAACATCTTAACGTTTTTGTAATCAAGACAACACACTCACCTTATTGTCTGCTACTTTATAGGAGACTGAGAAGTTGACCATTAAATTAGCATAGAGGCATAAGTTGTTGTCTTTGTCCGTGACATTCACTTCAGTGCCATGTGACAGCTGGAAcgctgaaaagaaaaaaataacattttatttttcctattcaaataaattattagtCCAGATGGAAATCAATATTCTACTCTCTTCACTAAAAAATATTGCTGCAAGAAGTGGGAACTTAGGGACATTTGATATGTAATCTTTCTGTTCCAATACGAAAGATTAGGGAAGGCACACATTTTTAGGAAAAGATCCACCGGATGAGCACCACCTTCCTCCAGCTGACATTGGATAACCTCCACAGCCAACGACATGTACTAAAATACAACGTGGATCAGGGAATTTTGTGAACAGGCTGGCAATATCCTAGTCACCGGTCACATGTGTAAGAGTTATTTTTATGTACTGAAGAATCATATTACACCAGTGGACAACAAAACACTATagtacatttttacaatgaCAGTACACtaatcaaaaaacattttccgtCATACTTGCAAGAATGCCCTGTACCTTTCTACAGACTCTGAGAAGTTGTAATCAATTTAACAGAAGAGAGGCCAAGGTCCATTTAGATTTACTACATGGCTTTACCAGAATGCATTGTCATCAATTCAACAACAGCTACCTGCCACAATCTCCAAGTATCATACACTTATAAAGCACCGAACTTTAACTCAAACTCACATAGATGTTTGTGATCTTGCTATAAaaatactgtttgtttttttactgaagTGCGTGTTGTGATTTAAGACATaggcctaacacacacacacctcacctgaCAACATCTGGTCAACACTtgcaatatgtatttttcaCCCACTGATTTGTCACATCCAGCATTTTAACTTCAACTTTTTACCTACTATATATAAAATTAGGCAGTAAAGTCGTGTGGTTCCCTACCTACCTTTAGGTTAGGGAGAACAATGgtttaatattaaacaatatattgaATGAACAGTAACAAGTACAATAATTCCCTCTGAACTGTAAAGTAATAGAAATATAGACCAAGTACATGTATCATTAAATAATACCACCACTAATAAAAGGACAGTACTTActtactccccccccccatgtAGCATTAATGTAATAACATTAGCTAGTATCAACAGAAGAATTGACAGTGGATTcctcatttgaaatgaaaagtgaTCTTGTTTATAGTGAACGGCTGTTTCTCTTTTAATGTCTATTGATTTGGAGTCATAATATATTAATTGTGTGTAACTATACTGCTGGGAAGTTGGCTAACTACTCCCTTACATTACCGTAACGGTAATGTAAGTGGGAAGTTGGCTAACTACTCCCTTACATTACCGTAACGGTAATACGGTGTTTGCGCTGTCACGTGCTAACTTACAGTAAACTGCCAAAACGTTGCTAATGCTAGCTATTTTAGCAAGTTGACCTATTCTAAGTGCGTTTTATGTTGTGTCAACTTGGTTTTAGGCACCGTTTTTATCCTCTTAACATTGGTGTTTGGCTGACGTTATTTAGCAGCAGACATGACTCATGGTCTTATCATTAACTCAAATATGAGCTTCAAAACAAGTGTTACCTAACGAGTAAGCTAACGGCTATATTGGCTACCGTTAACACATTATAGAAAAGGCATTATAGCGTTAGAGCTAGCTTTACAGTTACTGTCAATGTAAAGCGTGGTTGATATACGTCtgcatgaaaatataaaaagcaacTGTCTGGGAAAACATAGTTTATTTAGCTGTATACGGTGACATGGCGGTGTTCCAGTTTGATGATGTTGACGTAGGTAACAATTAGCAATCAAGCTAGCTTTATTAGCAAAACATCACGCATGTCTGTACTGCTCCTTGAATCGTGACTATTTTCGTTTTAAGGCCTGTAACGTTAAAGTAATGTTAAATACACCCTTAGAGCAACTTTATATCTAAACAATTGAAGACCATAGCGATCTAATCTTTTTCTCAGGGCATTTAGCCTGAACCCAGAAGCACCAGGCCCAGAGTGTCACACAAGTTTATCGTTAATCGCGTCACTCCGCACAAACAGATTTTGTATTCTTACTTTTTGC
Encoded proteins:
- the lamp2 gene encoding lysosome-associated membrane glycoprotein 2 isoform X1 — encoded protein: MYRCATFVLFLALGIAFQLSHGTEVNVTDKDNNLCLYANLMVNFSVSYKVADNKSATAEFELPANVASDGSTCDATSSVLKLTFGEGHSWSVNFTRSEKTYQADNITFSYNLSDTTVFPNSTSNDTTTVTVLTHITPVGVDTCYSCKSKDTFEADLVNQTLWDVLIQAFVSNNSTSENITSCAADVPTTPVAPTTPVAPTTRAPNTTTAEPVTNSTSTAPPPPPTTPTPTLPAPTTGQYIFKPDGNSTACLMADFGLRIGIKKEEMNFEPNGTTVTGKCEVNSSELVLTSNTVTITLTFVNETKTFRLHALNVTGKTSSGVMFSEANTNLSLWQAAVGSSYMCNKEQNYTITSMLTLYTFDLRVQPFGVKKGVFSTAEECFLDSDLSFLVPIAVGVALSFLIILVLISYLIGRRKSRTGYQSV
- the lamp2 gene encoding lysosome-associated membrane glycoprotein 2 isoform X2 codes for the protein MYRCATFVLFLALGIAFQLSHGTEVNVTDKDNNLCLYANLMVNFSVSYKVADNKSATAEFELPANVASDGSTCDATSSVLKLTFGEGHSWSVNFTRSEKTYQADNITFSYNLSDTTVFPNSTSNDTTTVTVLTHITPVGVDTCYSCKSKDTFEADLVNQTLWDVLIQAFVSNNSTSENITSCAADVPTTPVAPTTPVAPTTRAPNTTTAEPVTNSTSTAPPPPPTTPTPTLPAPTTGQYIFKPDGNSTACLMADFGLRIGIKKEEMNFEPNGTTVTGKCEVNSSELVLTSNTVTITLTFVNETKTFRLHALNVTGKTSSGVMFSEANTNLSLWQAAVGSSYMCNKEQNYTITSMLTLYTFDLRVQPFGVKKGVFSTAEDCQADAESFLVPIAVGVSLLVLVLIVLLAYFIGRKRNMATGYESF
- the lamp2 gene encoding lysosome-associated membrane glycoprotein 2 isoform X3, producing the protein MYRCATFVLFLALGIAFQLSHGTEVNVTDKDNNLCLYANLMVNFSVSYKVADNKSATAEFELPANVASDGSTCDATSSVLKLTFGEGHSWSVNFTRSEKTYQADNITFSYNLSDTTVFPNSTSNDTTTVTVLTHITPVGVDTCYSCKSKDTFEADLVNQTLWDVLIQAFVSNNSTSENITSCAADVPTTPVAPTTPVAPTTRAPNTTTAEPVTNSTSTAPPPPPTTPTPTLPAPTTGQYIFKPDGNSTACLMADFGLRIGIKKEEMNFEPNGTTVTGKCEVNSSELVLTSNTVTITLTFVNETKTFRLHALNVTGKTSSGVMFSEANTNLSLWQAAVGSSYMCNKEQNYTITSMLTLYTFDLRVQPFGVKKGVFSTAHECSLDDTSILIPIIVGAALAGLILIVVIAYVIGRRKTYVGYQTL